In a genomic window of Lacrimispora sp. BS-2:
- a CDS encoding efflux RND transporter periplasmic adaptor subunit: protein MTKKKAFIIAGAVVVVAAVAGLTLPRILERKKEELVAEVPPAVTVEEPETRTIEISNELIGTIEPDSIVHITPLGAGEVTSVGVKTGDVVSAGQLLCVIDTKQVESTRIATETARITYEDAKKNLDRYSVLYAAGDVAEADYQSLSDKVEMARLQYENAKIAYKIQMESSQVTAPIAGRVESFNISVHDMVSPQTTLCVISGEGGKSLTFYVSERIVGGLKAGDSIRVEKNGTDHEASITEVSTMIDQASGLFKVKASIPDGDALATGTSVKLYVIAQRAENVLTVPVDSVYYEGGNPFIYTYADGSLKKNAVTVGLADNEYMEVQSGITAEDQVVTTWTSELYDGSKVTLAGGNESDSQTAQDTAEEGTGAEPSGPAQ from the coding sequence ATGACTAAGAAAAAAGCATTCATCATTGCAGGGGCGGTTGTGGTTGTAGCAGCCGTGGCAGGGCTGACTCTTCCTAGAATATTGGAAAGAAAGAAGGAAGAGCTTGTGGCAGAGGTTCCGCCGGCAGTAACTGTGGAAGAACCTGAGACCAGGACCATTGAGATAAGCAATGAGCTGATCGGAACAATTGAGCCGGACAGCATTGTCCATATTACGCCTCTTGGAGCGGGGGAAGTTACAAGTGTAGGAGTTAAGACCGGCGATGTAGTATCTGCGGGCCAGCTTCTCTGTGTTATTGACACAAAGCAGGTGGAAAGCACACGGATCGCTACGGAAACTGCCAGAATTACCTATGAAGACGCCAAGAAAAATCTGGACCGTTATTCGGTTCTTTATGCAGCCGGTGATGTGGCGGAAGCCGATTATCAGTCTCTGTCTGATAAAGTGGAGATGGCAAGGCTTCAATATGAAAATGCCAAGATCGCATATAAGATCCAGATGGAAAGCAGCCAGGTGACGGCTCCCATTGCAGGACGTGTGGAAAGCTTTAACATCAGCGTTCATGATATGGTCTCCCCTCAGACCACCCTTTGCGTTATTTCAGGGGAAGGCGGGAAATCCCTGACCTTTTATGTTTCGGAACGCATTGTAGGAGGATTGAAGGCAGGAGATTCCATAAGGGTAGAAAAGAATGGAACCGATCATGAGGCTTCCATTACGGAAGTGAGCACAATGATTGATCAGGCAAGCGGCCTGTTTAAAGTAAAAGCTTCCATTCCGGATGGAGATGCGCTGGCTACGGGTACTTCCGTAAAGCTTTATGTAATCGCCCAAAGAGCAGAGAATGTACTGACAGTTCCGGTTGACAGCGTTTATTATGAGGGCGGGAACCCGTTCATTTATACATATGCAGATGGATCACTTAAGAAGAATGCAGTGACCGTAGGACTGGCGGACAATGAGTACATGGAGGTCCAAAGCGGCATTACTGCCGAGGATCAGGTAGTGACCACATGGACCAGTGAATTGTATGATGGTTCCAAGGTTACCCTTGCAGGCGGGAATGAAAGCGATTCCCAGACAGCACAAGATACGGCAGAAGAAGGAACTGGAGCAGAGCCTTCCGGCCCTGCACAGTAA
- a CDS encoding TetR family transcriptional regulator has product MPTERFYNLPAAKKKTIRDAAVGEFTRVPFEKVSINKIIQTAGISRGSFYTYFEDKRDVLGYIFEDATEKFQNGWVNCAERNNGDIWKTAESFLQYSIASTKENVLRLVKNIVDSEKMFGTTHCLCHENTQAQRELQEVMYRSIDTSDFKDQGIETFGKLVSMIFFELVHCMGWYYHHPEDEEKIKKLFQEKLEILQYGIRKQPLQS; this is encoded by the coding sequence ATGCCAACGGAGCGGTTTTATAATCTTCCGGCAGCGAAAAAGAAAACGATCCGCGATGCCGCGGTGGGAGAGTTCACGAGGGTACCGTTTGAAAAGGTTTCTATTAACAAGATAATCCAGACTGCAGGAATATCAAGGGGAAGCTTTTATACTTATTTTGAAGATAAGCGTGATGTCCTTGGATATATTTTTGAAGATGCTACTGAAAAATTTCAGAATGGCTGGGTGAACTGCGCCGAAAGAAATAACGGCGATATATGGAAGACTGCGGAATCATTTTTGCAATACAGCATAGCAAGTACGAAGGAAAATGTATTACGGCTGGTCAAGAACATTGTTGACAGTGAAAAAATGTTTGGTACAACTCACTGCTTATGTCATGAAAATACTCAGGCCCAACGGGAATTGCAGGAGGTCATGTATCGCTCCATCGATACATCTGATTTTAAAGATCAGGGCATTGAGACTTTTGGAAAACTGGTGTCCATGATTTTCTTTGAACTGGTTCATTGCATGGGCTGGTACTACCATCATCCGGAGGATGAAGAAAAAATTAAGAAACTTTTCCAGGAAAAATTAGAAATTTTGCAATATGGAATTCGTAAACAACCATTACAATCTTAA
- a CDS encoding FCD domain-containing protein, translating into MSNDLKVNMNEYLPLRDVVFNTLRQAILKGELAPGERLMEIQLAERLGVSRTPIREAIRKLELEGLVLMVPRKGAEVAKISEKSLRDVLEVRRSLEELAIELACQRMTPEAVEELERKQEEFKTAVEEGNAMDIAETDEAYHDVIYKGTCNDRLVQMINNLREQMYRYRLEYIKDEDKRQILLLEHDNILKAVRQRKVQEAKEAMREHIDNQEITVSKNIKEQD; encoded by the coding sequence ATGAGCAATGATTTAAAGGTTAATATGAATGAATATCTGCCGCTTCGGGACGTAGTGTTTAACACGCTGCGCCAGGCGATTTTAAAAGGAGAACTGGCACCGGGAGAGCGCCTTATGGAGATTCAGCTTGCGGAACGCCTTGGAGTCAGCCGCACCCCTATCCGGGAAGCCATCCGGAAGCTGGAACTGGAAGGGCTTGTATTAATGGTGCCCAGAAAGGGAGCCGAGGTTGCAAAGATTTCGGAAAAGAGCTTAAGGGATGTACTTGAGGTCCGCAGATCCTTAGAGGAGCTGGCCATTGAACTGGCCTGCCAGCGAATGACCCCGGAGGCCGTAGAGGAACTTGAAAGAAAGCAGGAGGAATTTAAGACGGCCGTTGAAGAGGGCAATGCCATGGATATTGCGGAGACGGATGAAGCGTATCATGATGTGATTTATAAAGGTACCTGCAATGACAGGCTGGTGCAGATGATCAATAATTTAAGAGAGCAGATGTACCGTTACCGCCTGGAATATATCAAGGATGAGGACAAACGCCAGATTCTTCTGCTGGAACATGACAACATATTAAAGGCAGTCAGACAGCGGAAGGTACAGGAAGCCAAGGAAGCAATGCGGGAGCATATTGATAATCAGGAGATTACCGTATCAAAGAATATCAAAGAACAGGATTAA
- the ispE gene encoding 4-(cytidine 5'-diphospho)-2-C-methyl-D-erythritol kinase, with translation MIRHLGLKAYGKVNLGLDVLRKREDGYHEVRMIMQTVGLYDKIDIYLKETPGIEVVTNLYYLPVNENNLVYKAAKLLMEEFHVLHGIRVHLNKFIPVSAGMAGGSSDAAAVLFGVNKMFQLGLTREELMERGVKIGADVPYCLMRGTALSEGIGEILTPLPDMPQCQVLIVKPGVSVSTKFVYEHLDLSALGQEDHPDIDGIIEAIGNHNIYQISERLGNVLETVTIPEYPVIAQIKDKIKELGAVNALMSGSGPTVFGIFTSPRAAERAYEELRYGEAKSLAKQVYLTNFYNTREVTNEQ, from the coding sequence ATGATAAGACATCTGGGGTTAAAAGCATATGGAAAGGTTAATCTGGGACTTGATGTTTTGAGAAAACGGGAAGACGGATACCATGAGGTACGAATGATCATGCAGACCGTAGGCCTTTATGATAAGATCGATATTTACTTAAAAGAGACTCCGGGAATTGAGGTTGTGACAAATCTGTATTATCTTCCGGTGAATGAAAACAACCTGGTTTATAAGGCCGCCAAGCTTCTTATGGAGGAGTTTCACGTCCTTCACGGCATCCGTGTTCACTTAAATAAATTCATTCCTGTTTCTGCAGGCATGGCCGGAGGCAGCAGCGATGCGGCGGCAGTTTTATTCGGAGTCAATAAGATGTTCCAGCTTGGCCTGACAAGAGAAGAGCTGATGGAACGGGGGGTAAAGATCGGAGCAGATGTTCCCTATTGTCTGATGAGAGGAACTGCGCTGAGCGAAGGAATCGGGGAAATATTAACTCCCCTTCCTGATATGCCCCAGTGCCAGGTGCTCATAGTAAAGCCCGGGGTCAGCGTATCCACGAAGTTCGTTTATGAACATCTGGATTTATCCGCATTAGGTCAAGAGGACCATCCGGATATTGACGGAATAATCGAAGCCATTGGAAACCACAACATATACCAGATATCAGAGCGGCTGGGAAATGTGCTTGAAACGGTTACGATTCCGGAATATCCGGTGATTGCACAGATTAAGGACAAAATTAAAGAATTGGGAGCTGTAAATGCTTTAATGAGCGGAAGCGGTCCCACGGTTTTTGGCATTTTTACCAGTCCCAGAGCCGCAGAAAGGGCTTATGAGGAATTGAGATACGGCGAGGCAAAGAGCCTTGCAAAACAGGTTTATCTGACGAATTTTTATAATACCAGGGAGGTTACAAATGAGCAATGA
- a CDS encoding (p)ppGpp synthetase translates to MTEEEYLCFIQPYEDALKNIRVRVDVLNNDYRRKNQNYPIHHIQHRIKQKESIENKLEKNGYETSVDSARDCLTDVAGIRVICYFVKNIYDIVCLLKKQSDIVIIKESDYIANPKPNGYRSFHIVFGVPVYHTDGMEYYPVEIQLRTMSMDLWASMEHRICYKGEKKELAAEEFKKYAIALRRMEKEMEEFL, encoded by the coding sequence ATGACTGAAGAAGAGTATCTCTGTTTTATTCAGCCCTATGAGGATGCGCTTAAAAACATCCGTGTGAGAGTGGATGTGCTGAATAATGATTACAGGAGAAAGAACCAGAATTACCCCATCCATCATATCCAGCACAGAATCAAGCAAAAGGAAAGCATTGAGAACAAGCTGGAAAAGAACGGATATGAGACCAGCGTGGATTCGGCCAGAGACTGTCTGACGGATGTTGCAGGAATCAGGGTCATCTGCTATTTTGTGAAGAATATCTATGACATTGTCTGCCTGTTAAAGAAGCAGTCGGATATTGTGATTATTAAAGAAAGTGATTATATTGCCAATCCAAAGCCCAATGGATATAGAAGCTTTCACATTGTTTTTGGAGTTCCTGTCTATCACACCGATGGCATGGAATACTATCCGGTAGAAATTCAGCTCCGCACCATGTCCATGGACTTATGGGCCAGTATGGAGCACCGTATCTGCTATAAGGGAGAGAAGAAGGAACTGGCAGCAGAGGAATTTAAGAAGTATGCCATAGCCTTAAGACGGATGGAGAAAGAGATGGAGGAATTTCTCTGA
- a CDS encoding DUF624 domain-containing protein — protein sequence MFSGFFNYDNPVWRFIGKFGDLIILNILWLICSIPIFTIGASTTAVYYVTLKLARDDDGYTIRSFFKSFKENFKQSTAIWLILLAVGMILGVDMYFFTRLYTGSGSLRTVMVTVFLAMALIYAAIFTYIFPLQARFFNTVKRTFFNAFFMSLRHLFRTIGLIAIDGVLLAAGFVFMIPPMLMIFMLFGFPLLAFINSYILTPVFDQYIPKEEEKRDELRPLFSDEEESVSSILMAKGDEHGEEMPENEETNVKETQEGQE from the coding sequence ATGTTTTCTGGCTTTTTTAACTATGATAATCCGGTATGGCGGTTTATCGGTAAATTTGGAGATTTGATCATTTTAAATATTCTGTGGCTGATATGCAGCATTCCTATTTTTACCATAGGAGCTTCTACTACAGCCGTATATTATGTAACCCTGAAGCTTGCAAGAGATGACGATGGATATACCATCCGTTCTTTTTTTAAGTCATTTAAAGAGAATTTTAAACAGTCCACGGCAATATGGCTTATCCTTTTAGCAGTGGGAATGATCCTTGGGGTCGATATGTACTTCTTTACCAGACTGTATACAGGATCCGGGTCCTTACGGACGGTAATGGTTACCGTATTCCTGGCAATGGCTCTTATTTATGCGGCTATTTTTACGTATATTTTCCCGCTTCAGGCCAGATTTTTCAACACAGTAAAACGCACCTTTTTCAATGCCTTTTTTATGTCCCTGCGCCATTTATTCCGCACCATTGGGCTGATTGCCATTGATGGGGTGCTGCTGGCGGCAGGATTCGTATTTATGATACCGCCGATGCTGATGATATTCATGCTGTTCGGGTTTCCGCTGCTGGCGTTTATCAATTCCTATATCCTGACTCCTGTATTTGATCAGTATATTCCTAAGGAGGAGGAAAAGAGGGACGAGCTAAGGCCGTTGTTTTCAGATGAGGAAGAATCTGTGAGCAGCATTTTGATGGCAAAGGGTGATGAGCATGGGGAAGAGATGCCTGAGAACGAGGAAACAAATGTAAAAGAAACGCAAGAAGGGCAGGAATAA
- a CDS encoding GNAT family N-acetyltransferase, producing MNWEREITVEGKIFQVTISDDHEALRSAFAEGRAVVGLWDSRRTDQNLAPAAYVVEDLKDIDDVFLERVVRRREGLPWNIVKTPRLTIREFVSRDFADIPDEPEAGKSGALFLKEETLNDYIRHQYVFYEYGIWAIVDHVTGRLVGKAGISNMELTGQEEFLSAIKNNDTPVELGYHIFSSYRQQGYGKEACMAILSYAALAISERIYARIDERNLASIKLAEDLGFRLIARTHSGSVPRLCLYEWNCS from the coding sequence ATGAACTGGGAACGGGAAATCACAGTAGAAGGAAAGATTTTCCAGGTGACCATATCCGACGATCATGAGGCCCTGCGTTCTGCTTTTGCGGAAGGCAGGGCCGTTGTTGGTTTATGGGACAGTAGGCGGACGGACCAGAACCTTGCGCCTGCCGCCTATGTGGTGGAGGATCTTAAGGACATTGACGATGTGTTTTTAGAACGGGTCGTCCGGAGAAGAGAGGGACTTCCGTGGAATATTGTCAAAACCCCGCGCCTGACAATCCGGGAATTTGTCTCCCGGGACTTTGCCGATATACCGGATGAGCCTGAGGCCGGGAAGTCGGGAGCTCTTTTTTTAAAGGAAGAAACCCTGAATGATTATATCAGACATCAATACGTTTTTTATGAGTACGGTATCTGGGCCATAGTTGACCATGTTACAGGACGGCTTGTGGGAAAGGCAGGGATATCCAACATGGAGCTTACCGGGCAGGAAGAGTTTTTAAGCGCAATAAAAAATAATGATACCCCGGTGGAACTGGGATATCACATTTTTTCCTCATACAGGCAGCAGGGATATGGGAAGGAAGCCTGTATGGCAATCCTTTCCTATGCTGCTCTGGCTATTTCAGAAAGAATCTATGCAAGGATTGATGAACGGAACCTTGCGTCAATAAAACTGGCAGAAGATCTGGGGTTCCGGCTTATTGCCCGAACACATAGCGGATCAGTTCCACGGCTGTGTCTGTATGAGTGGAATTGCTCATGA
- a CDS encoding peptidylprolyl isomerase, protein MKNPVITITMENGDVMKAELYPEIAPNTVNNFISLVKKGFYNGLIFHRVINGFMIQGGCPEGSGTGGPGYSVKGEFSQNGVSNAFKHSAGVLSMARAMHPDSAGSQFFIMHKDAPHLDGSYAAFGKITEGMDIVNKIAEVKTDYNDRPMKEQKIQSMAVETFGEEYPEPETC, encoded by the coding sequence ATGAAAAATCCGGTTATAACGATTACAATGGAAAACGGCGATGTGATGAAAGCAGAGCTTTATCCGGAAATTGCACCAAACACAGTAAATAATTTTATCAGTCTGGTAAAGAAAGGCTTTTATAACGGGCTGATCTTCCACAGGGTTATCAATGGATTTATGATTCAGGGCGGATGCCCGGAAGGAAGCGGAACGGGAGGCCCTGGCTATTCCGTTAAGGGAGAATTCAGCCAGAACGGCGTTTCCAATGCTTTCAAGCATTCAGCGGGAGTGCTTTCCATGGCAAGAGCCATGCATCCCGATTCTGCAGGTTCCCAGTTCTTCATCATGCACAAGGATGCGCCGCATTTGGATGGTTCCTATGCTGCATTTGGTAAGATCACTGAGGGCATGGATATTGTAAACAAAATCGCCGAAGTGAAAACAGATTACAATGACCGCCCCATGAAAGAGCAGAAGATCCAGTCCATGGCAGTGGAAACCTTTGGGGAAGAATATCCGGAACCAGAGACCTGCTAA
- the mgtA gene encoding magnesium-translocating P-type ATPase gives MNNKNNRIETKKMLAEMVRRNEVSDRLTFAAASKTDILLNKLGTAQEGLNDALVEASREKYGDNKVTHGKKKSLFHRICTAFINPFTAILIGLAAVSAFTDIILAEPGDADPMTVIIIMTMVMISGVLRLVQETRSGNSAESLLKMIKTTICVQRQEAGKEEIPLEDAVVGDIVHLAAGDMIPADMRILHAKDLFVSQSALTGESEAVEKLPESGRDGYDTVTECPNLAFMGSNVISGSAIGVVVATGDDTIFGSMAKNVSEESVQTSFEKGVNSVSWLLIRFMLVMVPVVLFINGFTKGDWMEAVLFALSIAVGLTPEMLPMIVTTCLAKGAVAMSKEKTIIKNLNSIQNIGSIDILCTDKTGTLTQDKVVLEYHLNIHGQEDARVLRHAFLNSYYQTGLKNLMDIAIIERTQQEQDAVEELRGLTDRFTKVDEIPFDFERRRMSVVVQNGKTQMITKGAVEEMLSICSFAEYEGKVLPLTDDIRAYILKKVDELNEDGMRVIAVAQKTNPSPVGAFSVADESEMVLMGYLAFLDPPKESTAAAVKALNAHGVDVKILTGDNDKVTRCVCRQVGISVDRILLGSDLENMTDEALGKAAEKVSVFAKLSPQQKARVITVLRNNGHGVGYMGDGINDAAAMKASDVGISVDTAVDIAKESADVILLEKDLMVLEKGIIEGRITYANMIKYIKMTASSNFGNMFSVLAASAFLPFLPMMPIHLILLNLIYDLSCTAIPWDNVDKEFLAVPRKWDASSIGKFMVWIGPTSSVFDVTTYLLMYFIICPAMSGGQLFHQLTDPAMQAYYIAVFQAGWFVESMWSQTLVIHMIRTPKIPFIQSCASLPVTLLTFTGIAVLTIIPFTGLGLSIGLAALPPVYFAWLVLTILLYMVLVTIFKKLFVRRYGELL, from the coding sequence ATGAATAACAAAAACAATCGTATAGAAACAAAAAAAATGCTCGCAGAAATGGTACGCCGCAATGAGGTGAGCGACAGACTTACCTTTGCCGCCGCTTCTAAAACGGATATTCTGCTGAACAAGCTGGGGACGGCTCAAGAGGGGTTAAATGATGCCCTTGTGGAGGCTTCCCGCGAGAAATATGGTGATAATAAGGTTACCCATGGTAAAAAGAAGTCCCTGTTTCATCGCATCTGCACCGCATTTATCAATCCATTTACCGCTATCCTCATCGGGCTGGCGGCGGTATCGGCTTTCACTGATATTATTTTAGCGGAGCCGGGAGATGCCGACCCCATGACCGTCATTATTATTATGACAATGGTGATGATATCAGGTGTTTTACGGCTGGTTCAGGAAACAAGAAGCGGAAACTCGGCAGAGAGCCTGTTGAAAATGATTAAGACCACCATCTGCGTCCAGAGGCAGGAGGCCGGAAAAGAGGAAATTCCTCTTGAAGATGCAGTGGTGGGTGACATTGTGCATCTTGCGGCAGGCGATATGATTCCTGCTGATATGCGTATCCTGCATGCCAAAGACTTATTCGTCAGCCAGTCGGCCCTGACCGGTGAAAGCGAGGCGGTGGAGAAACTTCCTGAATCCGGCAGAGACGGTTACGATACTGTGACCGAATGCCCGAACCTTGCCTTTATGGGTTCTAACGTTATCAGCGGCAGCGCAATTGGTGTAGTAGTAGCAACGGGTGATGATACAATTTTTGGCAGCATGGCGAAAAATGTCAGCGAAGAATCTGTTCAAACCAGTTTTGAAAAAGGTGTAAATTCGGTATCATGGCTGCTCATCCGCTTTATGCTGGTGATGGTGCCGGTGGTATTGTTTATTAACGGCTTTACCAAAGGCGACTGGATGGAAGCCGTCCTGTTTGCTCTTTCCATTGCGGTGGGGCTTACACCTGAAATGCTGCCGATGATTGTCACCACCTGTCTTGCCAAAGGTGCGGTGGCTATGTCTAAGGAAAAGACAATTATCAAGAATTTAAACTCCATACAGAACATCGGTTCCATAGACATTTTATGCACAGACAAAACGGGTACGCTGACACAAGATAAGGTAGTGCTTGAGTACCATTTAAACATCCATGGCCAGGAAGATGCGCGGGTACTGCGCCATGCGTTCCTTAACAGCTATTACCAGACAGGGCTTAAAAACCTCATGGACATTGCTATCATTGAGCGGACACAGCAGGAACAGGATGCCGTGGAGGAGCTGCGCGGCCTTACGGACAGATTTACAAAGGTGGATGAGATTCCCTTCGATTTTGAACGCCGCCGCATGAGCGTAGTGGTGCAAAACGGCAAAACGCAGATGATAACAAAGGGTGCGGTAGAGGAAATGCTGTCGATTTGCAGCTTTGCTGAATATGAGGGAAAGGTTCTGCCGCTGACCGATGATATCCGGGCATATATTCTCAAAAAGGTGGATGAACTCAATGAGGATGGGATGCGTGTCATCGCCGTGGCACAAAAGACCAATCCATCTCCCGTAGGCGCGTTCTCTGTAGCCGATGAATCGGAAATGGTATTGATGGGTTATCTGGCGTTTCTTGACCCGCCGAAGGAATCTACGGCTGCAGCGGTAAAAGCCTTGAACGCCCATGGGGTAGATGTGAAAATCCTTACCGGGGATAACGACAAGGTGACGCGCTGTGTCTGCCGCCAGGTGGGCATTTCGGTTGACCGCATTTTGCTTGGCTCTGATTTGGAGAACATGACTGACGAAGCCTTAGGGAAAGCTGCTGAAAAAGTAAGTGTTTTTGCTAAGCTGTCTCCACAGCAAAAGGCGCGCGTCATTACAGTTTTACGGAATAACGGCCACGGTGTCGGCTATATGGGCGACGGCATAAATGACGCAGCGGCTATGAAGGCTTCCGATGTAGGCATTTCAGTGGATACGGCCGTGGACATTGCCAAGGAATCTGCCGATGTTATCCTGTTGGAAAAAGATCTGATGGTGCTGGAAAAAGGGATTATCGAAGGCCGCATAACCTATGCCAACATGATCAAGTACATCAAGATGACGGCAAGCTCCAATTTCGGAAATATGTTCTCAGTGCTGGCGGCCAGCGCCTTTCTGCCCTTTCTGCCGATGATGCCGATTCATCTGATACTGCTTAACCTGATTTATGATTTAAGCTGTACAGCGATTCCGTGGGACAATGTGGATAAAGAATTTCTTGCTGTGCCGAGAAAGTGGGATGCTTCCTCTATAGGCAAGTTCATGGTATGGATAGGCCCCACAAGCTCAGTATTTGATGTCACAACATACTTGCTGATGTATTTCATCATATGCCCGGCCATGAGCGGCGGGCAGTTGTTCCACCAGCTTACTGACCCGGCGATGCAGGCGTACTATATTGCCGTTTTCCAGGCAGGCTGGTTCGTGGAATCCATGTGGAGCCAAACCCTTGTCATACACATGATCCGTACGCCGAAAATACCGTTTATCCAGAGCTGTGCGTCGCTGCCGGTGACGCTGCTCACTTTTACCGGAATTGCTGTTCTGACCATCATCCCCTTTACCGGTCTTGGTCTGTCAATTGGTCTGGCTGCGCTGCCGCCCGTATACTTTGCCTGGCTGGTGCTGACCATACTCCTGTATATGGTTCTGGTGACTATTTTTAAAAAGCTTTTTGTCAGAAGATATGGGGAACTGCTTTAG
- a CDS encoding choloylglycine hydrolase family protein produces MCTAFTLRSRQGETFLGRNMDFSYDIDPHLYIVPKNYEWDNALSKEKIRNIYCFIGIGQELEGELGFFDGVNEMGFAAVVLYFAGYAQYDAGRDSGTGEQIASKDFLHYILGRCADIDDLRQLLKTISIVGLEDPLTQTVAPLHWMAVDRSGECVVIEQTERGMEVITNPIGVMSNSPDFKWHMTNLRNYMEASPYQSEEAVWGSVRLTPFGQAGGTQSLPGGYTSPERFVRIAYLKSFIPTPESRTEAVVSCVHIMESVSIPKGAVVTSRNSYDYTKYTAFINTTTCEYFFKTYDNIQVESASLFGNCNQFPELVNLGGL; encoded by the coding sequence ATGTGCACGGCATTTACCTTGAGATCCCGGCAAGGGGAAACCTTTTTGGGAAGAAATATGGATTTTTCTTATGATATTGATCCTCATCTTTACATTGTTCCAAAGAATTATGAATGGGATAATGCATTAAGCAAGGAAAAAATCCGTAATATCTACTGTTTTATCGGCATTGGACAGGAACTGGAGGGGGAACTTGGATTTTTTGACGGGGTCAATGAAATGGGGTTTGCGGCAGTCGTTCTTTATTTTGCAGGCTATGCCCAATATGATGCCGGGAGGGACTCAGGGACAGGAGAACAAATCGCTTCAAAAGATTTCCTTCATTATATTTTGGGAAGATGCGCGGATATAGATGATTTACGGCAATTACTGAAGACCATCTCAATCGTTGGCCTTGAAGATCCGTTGACACAGACGGTAGCTCCGCTGCACTGGATGGCGGTAGACCGCAGCGGGGAATGCGTTGTCATAGAGCAGACAGAAAGAGGAATGGAAGTAATAACAAATCCGATTGGTGTCATGTCTAACAGTCCTGATTTCAAGTGGCATATGACGAACTTAAGAAATTACATGGAGGCCTCTCCCTATCAGTCCGAAGAGGCTGTCTGGGGGAGCGTCCGACTGACTCCATTTGGACAGGCAGGAGGTACCCAGTCTCTGCCGGGAGGGTATACATCTCCAGAGCGTTTTGTAAGGATCGCTTATTTAAAATCATTTATTCCAACACCTGAAAGCCGTACGGAAGCGGTTGTTTCATGCGTTCATATTATGGAGAGCGTTTCCATACCAAAAGGAGCAGTCGTAACAAGCCGGAATTCTTATGATTACACCAAATATACGGCCTTTATCAATACGACCACCTGTGAATATTTTTTTAAAACCTATGACAATATACAGGTAGAATCAGCAAGCCTTTTTGGGAATTGCAACCAATTTCCGGAGCTTGTGAATCTGGGAGGATTATAG